In a genomic window of Thalassotalea piscium:
- a CDS encoding NAD(P)H-quinone oxidoreductase, producing MQYIAVKDAQTLTFEQTSTPECNDDECLIEVKAIGINRADILQKQGKYPPPSGESEILGLEVSGVIAKMPPNTMLNSEFSVGDRVCAIVAGGGYAQFAKVKVAHLIKLPIHYSFEQGASIAEVFLTAYQSLFAIAELQPNQNVLIHAGASGVGTAAIQLAKAINCQVTVTASNTEKIKACRALGADNSINYREQDFVTWTKEHQPKGFDVILDVVGGDYLNKNINCLALDGKIVILSMLGGRYSDSVDVAKLLMKRANIHATTLRNRSDAYKSELIAQFMKDFYPLLQSQQLTPVIGHIFHWQEVNQAHSVMEANQNIGKLVLMVS from the coding sequence TTGCAATATATAGCGGTAAAGGATGCTCAAACGTTAACGTTTGAGCAAACATCAACACCAGAGTGTAATGATGATGAATGTTTAATTGAAGTAAAGGCTATTGGTATTAACCGTGCTGATATTTTACAAAAGCAAGGTAAATACCCGCCACCTTCAGGAGAGTCAGAAATTCTAGGGCTTGAGGTCAGCGGTGTCATAGCAAAAATGCCGCCAAATACTATGCTAAATAGTGAATTCTCGGTTGGTGATAGGGTGTGCGCTATAGTCGCTGGAGGTGGTTATGCTCAGTTTGCTAAAGTAAAAGTTGCGCATTTGATCAAGTTACCTATTCATTATAGCTTTGAACAAGGTGCGAGTATTGCAGAAGTGTTTCTAACTGCCTATCAAAGCTTATTTGCCATTGCTGAGCTACAACCTAATCAAAATGTATTAATTCATGCGGGGGCAAGTGGTGTCGGCACTGCTGCAATTCAACTTGCAAAGGCGATTAATTGTCAGGTAACGGTTACAGCAAGTAACACAGAAAAAATAAAAGCATGTCGCGCTTTAGGGGCTGACAACTCAATTAACTACCGTGAACAAGACTTTGTTACTTGGACAAAAGAGCATCAACCGAAAGGCTTTGATGTGATCCTAGATGTTGTTGGTGGCGACTATCTTAATAAAAATATAAACTGTTTAGCACTAGATGGAAAAATAGTTATTTTATCGATGCTAGGCGGACGGTATAGTGACTCGGTGGATGTTGCGAAACTTTTAATGAAAAGAGCCAACATACATGCGACGACATTGCGAAATAGATCTGACGCATATAAAAGTGAACTAATCGCTCAGTTTATGAAAGACTTTTATCCATTACTTCAATCTCAGCAATTAACGCCAGTAATTGGTCATATCTTTCATTGGCAAGAGGTAAATCAAGCTCATAGTGTTATGGAAGCTAATCAAAATATTGGAAAACTAGTATTAATGGTAAGTTAG
- a CDS encoding acylphosphatase: protein MNVSYIIHVSGKVQGVYFRASSQQKAIEYGISGYARNLTDGDVEVLLCGEQDNVNKMLEWLNQGPSTARVDKINVKQVEWQQYNFFSIG from the coding sequence ATGAATGTAAGTTACATAATCCATGTAAGTGGAAAAGTTCAAGGTGTTTACTTTCGGGCTTCAAGTCAACAAAAAGCAATTGAATATGGTATTAGTGGTTATGCACGTAACTTGACCGATGGCGATGTTGAGGTCTTATTGTGTGGTGAACAAGACAATGTTAATAAAATGCTTGAATGGCTTAATCAAGGCCCCTCAACGGCAAGGGTAGATAAAATTAATGTAAAACAAGTAGAATGGCAGCAATACAACTTTTTTTCAATTGGTTAA
- a CDS encoding PilZ domain-containing protein, whose product MEIIQLEFVTERDLYLAYMPFLKKGGLFIRTTESIDLGTEIKLIVTLPDSLEESEVEGKVVWVTPLGSQNGTPSGIGISFVEDPENVRIQIEKSITRLLNSSEPSFTM is encoded by the coding sequence GTGGAAATAATACAACTAGAATTTGTAACCGAGCGAGACTTATACTTAGCTTATATGCCATTTTTAAAAAAAGGCGGCCTGTTTATTCGCACCACTGAATCTATTGATTTAGGTACTGAAATTAAGTTAATTGTTACTTTACCTGACTCGCTTGAAGAATCTGAAGTAGAAGGTAAGGTAGTTTGGGTTACACCTTTAGGTTCTCAGAATGGCACTCCATCGGGAATTGGTATTAGCTTTGTTGAAGACCCTGAAAATGTAAGAATCCAAATTGAAAAGTCAATAACTCGTTTACTTAACTCATCTGAGCCTAGCTTTACTATGTAA
- a CDS encoding TatD family hydrolase, producing the protein MFIDSHCHLDRLKLEEFDNDLNQVIHNAEQALVSQMLCVSVTLADFPQMVETTEKFNNVYLSCGTHPLNQADEVDESLLLNLAQHERVIAIGETGLDYFYAPETKAVQIDSFRKHIRVAKKLNKPLIIHTRDAQQDTLAIMREEGAEQIGGILHCFTETWEMAEQAIAMGFYISFSGIVTFKNAHELRDVAKKVPNDRILIETDAPYLAPVPHRGKQNQPAYVVEVAKHLASIRGQSVEEIAEITSRNFNTLFNLS; encoded by the coding sequence TTGTTTATTGATTCACATTGTCACCTTGACCGTTTAAAACTTGAAGAGTTTGACAATGATCTTAATCAAGTAATACATAACGCAGAGCAAGCATTAGTTAGCCAGATGCTTTGTGTCAGTGTAACGCTTGCTGACTTTCCCCAAATGGTGGAAACAACTGAAAAATTTAATAATGTGTATTTAAGTTGTGGTACGCACCCATTAAACCAGGCAGATGAAGTTGACGAGAGCTTATTACTAAATTTAGCCCAGCATGAACGCGTAATTGCAATTGGCGAAACTGGCTTAGATTACTTTTATGCGCCTGAAACCAAAGCAGTACAAATAGATTCTTTTCGTAAACACATTCGTGTTGCTAAAAAACTTAATAAGCCATTAATTATTCATACCCGCGATGCTCAACAAGATACTTTAGCGATAATGAGAGAAGAAGGAGCTGAGCAGATAGGTGGAATATTGCATTGTTTTACAGAGACTTGGGAGATGGCAGAGCAAGCAATAGCCATGGGGTTTTATATTTCATTCTCGGGTATAGTAACGTTTAAAAATGCACATGAATTGCGTGATGTCGCAAAAAAAGTACCTAACGACAGAATACTGATAGAAACAGATGCGCCTTATCTTGCCCCCGTGCCACATAGAGGTAAACAAAATCAACCGGCTTACGTAGTTGAAGTGGCAAAACACTTAGCGAGTATACGTGGTCAGTCGGTTGAAGAGATTGCCGAAATCACTTCACGAAACTTCAACACCTTATTTAATTTAAGCTAA
- a CDS encoding DNA polymerase III subunit delta': protein MMSNANNTQIIEHQRSLSQLIQLERMPHAFIVTGVTGTGKLALSRWLISVLACEQCVMGSKVSQLPNEHHDILYPCGQCKSCQLLSGQAHPDHLIVDHIGNNIGVDQIRKLTSFFEKTALLGKRQTAIIESAEKMTESAANALLKTLEEPNAYSHIILLTTEIERLIPTIISRCRHIALRATKQTLKGNANGDTATTFAGFASEENSVDAVQYNEFTTLFYQFIAEPSSRSKILTFMQAQPLSLSWCELAIVDLMRFNNNWLNVSPDTVIEEQALARLRQLTQDDIWQLHTLISACKKQILTLTQANKDFQIEKLLSEFRCFLIEVYEKNR from the coding sequence ATGATGAGTAATGCTAATAATACGCAGATAATTGAACATCAGCGTTCACTCTCTCAATTAATACAACTAGAACGCATGCCTCATGCATTTATAGTTACAGGAGTTACAGGTACAGGAAAGTTAGCTTTATCGCGTTGGTTAATCAGTGTACTTGCGTGCGAGCAATGTGTTATGGGGTCAAAGGTAAGCCAGTTACCAAATGAACATCATGATATTTTATACCCTTGTGGACAGTGTAAGTCATGTCAACTACTTAGTGGTCAAGCTCATCCTGATCACTTAATTGTCGATCACATCGGTAATAATATTGGTGTTGACCAAATAAGAAAACTAACCTCTTTTTTTGAGAAAACAGCTTTATTAGGTAAAAGGCAAACCGCTATTATTGAATCAGCTGAGAAGATGACCGAATCTGCGGCGAACGCATTACTAAAAACATTAGAAGAGCCTAATGCGTATAGTCATATTATTTTATTAACAACTGAAATTGAACGCTTAATTCCTACTATTATTAGTAGATGCCGCCATATTGCGTTAAGAGCGACAAAGCAGACACTTAAAGGTAATGCCAATGGTGACACAGCGACAACTTTTGCTGGCTTTGCCTCTGAAGAAAATAGTGTAGATGCTGTTCAATACAATGAATTTACAACTTTATTTTACCAATTTATTGCAGAACCATCCTCACGCAGTAAAATATTAACGTTTATGCAAGCACAGCCATTATCATTAAGTTGGTGCGAGCTGGCTATTGTTGATTTAATGCGTTTTAATAATAACTGGCTTAATGTTTCACCAGATACCGTTATCGAAGAACAAGCACTTGCGCGCCTGCGTCAGTTAACACAAGATGATATTTGGCAATTACATACCTTGATCAGCGCTTGTAAAAAGCAGATACTAACCTTGACTCAAGCAAATAAAGATTTTCAAATAGAAAAACTACTTTCTGAGTTCAGATGTTTTTTAATTGAAGTATATGAAAAAAATAGGTAA
- a CDS encoding GntR family transcriptional regulator, which produces MASNNPTQQIAITTADKVFQQMQIAIVEGEIASGSKISEPELAKQFQVSRSTLREALNRLEKCHLIERKANVGARVIECTIKGLLDIYVVREALEGMACRQAAHNMTDDEIIEIKKMLAQHASSKDLQNGVAYYQEQGDLDFHYRVILGSHNQELINILCGQLYHLVRMYRCQFGMNSPRASKAFTEHSRIVEAIADRDGELAELLMRRHIAASRKNIENKIALKDSASA; this is translated from the coding sequence ATGGCATCTAATAATCCAACACAACAAATAGCAATTACTACGGCTGATAAAGTATTCCAACAAATGCAAATTGCTATTGTTGAAGGTGAAATTGCTTCCGGTAGTAAAATTAGTGAACCAGAACTTGCTAAACAGTTTCAAGTCAGTCGCTCTACACTAAGAGAAGCTTTAAATCGTCTAGAAAAATGTCACTTAATAGAACGAAAGGCTAATGTTGGTGCTCGTGTTATTGAGTGCACAATTAAAGGGTTACTTGATATTTATGTTGTTCGTGAAGCCTTAGAAGGAATGGCGTGTCGACAAGCTGCGCACAATATGACAGATGATGAGATTATAGAGATAAAAAAAATGCTGGCTCAGCATGCATCATCTAAAGACCTGCAAAATGGCGTTGCTTATTATCAAGAGCAGGGCGATCTTGATTTTCACTATCGCGTTATTTTAGGTAGCCACAACCAAGAGCTAATTAATATTTTATGTGGGCAATTATATCATCTTGTTCGTATGTACCGATGTCAGTTTGGTATGAATAGTCCAAGAGCAAGTAAAGCCTTTACTGAGCACTCTAGAATTGTTGAAGCTATTGCTGATCGCGATGGTGAGCTAGCCGAATTATTGATGCGCCGTCATATCGCAGCATCACGAAAAAATATAGAAAATAAAATAGCACTTAAAGATTCTGCAAGTGCATAA
- the prpB gene encoding methylisocitrate lyase, with translation MSTLNSKNLSPGAKFRQALVNNKPLQVVGTINAYCAMMAEQLGHQAIYLSGGGVANASYGLPDLGMTSLNDVIADVQRITSASSLPLLVDIDTGWGGAFNIAKTIRDMEKAGAAAVHMEDQVAQKRCGHRPNKEIVSTEEMVDRIKAAVDARIDKDFFIMARTDAFAQEGLDAAIARAKAYVAAGADGIFAEAVQTEEHYRAFTEALDVPVLANITEFGQTELWNKEQLGQWGCAMVLYPLSAFRAMNKAAELVYKTLLEDGDQKAVVDTMQTRMDLYDYLGYHDYEQKLDALFSEGKNK, from the coding sequence ATGTCTACGCTAAACTCTAAAAATCTATCACCTGGTGCAAAGTTTCGTCAAGCGCTAGTCAATAACAAACCATTACAAGTCGTCGGCACTATTAATGCCTACTGCGCTATGATGGCTGAGCAATTAGGCCATCAAGCTATTTATCTATCTGGTGGTGGTGTTGCTAACGCCTCTTATGGCTTACCTGATTTAGGGATGACTTCACTTAATGATGTTATTGCTGATGTACAACGCATAACATCAGCTTCAAGCTTACCCTTGTTAGTTGATATTGACACAGGTTGGGGCGGTGCATTTAATATCGCTAAAACTATTCGTGATATGGAAAAGGCTGGAGCTGCAGCTGTTCACATGGAAGATCAGGTTGCACAAAAACGTTGCGGTCATCGTCCAAATAAAGAAATTGTTTCTACAGAAGAAATGGTAGATCGCATTAAGGCGGCAGTTGATGCTCGTATTGATAAAGACTTTTTTATCATGGCGCGAACAGACGCTTTTGCACAAGAAGGTTTAGATGCAGCTATTGCCCGTGCTAAAGCTTACGTAGCTGCTGGCGCTGATGGAATTTTTGCAGAAGCTGTACAAACTGAAGAACATTATAGAGCATTCACTGAGGCCTTAGATGTCCCCGTTCTTGCAAATATAACTGAGTTTGGTCAAACAGAGCTTTGGAACAAAGAACAATTAGGCCAATGGGGCTGCGCTATGGTGCTTTACCCATTATCAGCATTTAGAGCGATGAATAAGGCAGCTGAGTTAGTTTATAAAACATTACTAGAAGACGGTGATCAAAAAGCGGTAGTCGATACAATGCAAACTCGCATGGACCTCTATGACTACCTAGGTTATCACGATTACGAACAAAAACTTGATGCGCTATTTTCTGAAGGCAAAAATAAATAA
- the tmk gene encoding dTMP kinase: MHKGFMVVFDGSNGAGKTTVINEVEKYLISKGLAVTLTREPGGTHIGEKIREIILDPTTPEMCDLAELMLFGAGRAQHIQEKIKPALCAGNIVISDRFDAATFSFQHYARGIDLDTIIQINNLALNGFSPEMNIILDLDPVEGLKRVKSRGEGLDRLEDEKLEFLIKARNGYLMQAKQQPEKFKVVDASQSKEKVLADVINIIDSLIKSSKNDE; this comes from the coding sequence ATGCATAAAGGGTTTATGGTTGTTTTTGACGGTAGTAATGGCGCGGGTAAAACAACAGTAATAAATGAGGTGGAGAAGTACTTAATCTCAAAAGGTTTAGCCGTTACATTAACCAGAGAGCCTGGCGGAACACATATTGGCGAAAAAATTCGTGAGATTATATTAGACCCTACCACACCAGAAATGTGTGATTTAGCAGAGTTGATGTTATTTGGTGCCGGTCGTGCTCAACATATACAAGAAAAAATTAAACCAGCGCTTTGTGCTGGTAACATTGTTATTTCTGATAGATTTGATGCTGCAACCTTTAGTTTTCAGCATTACGCACGAGGAATTGATCTCGACACCATTATTCAAATTAATAATTTAGCGTTAAATGGGTTTAGCCCAGAAATGAATATTATTTTAGACTTAGACCCCGTTGAAGGTTTAAAAAGAGTTAAAAGTCGCGGGGAAGGGCTTGACCGTTTAGAAGACGAGAAGTTAGAATTTTTAATTAAAGCCCGTAATGGCTATTTGATGCAGGCGAAGCAGCAGCCAGAAAAGTTTAAAGTAGTTGACGCCTCTCAATCTAAAGAAAAGGTATTAGCTGATGTAATCAATATTATAGATTCATTGATTAAAAGCAGTAAAAATGATGAGTAA
- the prpC gene encoding bifunctional 2-methylcitrate synthase/citrate synthase gives MVDKKLSGAGLRGQSAGETALCTVGKSGSGLTYCGYDVSDLADNATFEEVAYLLFNGELPTQTQLSTYKSELAAMRDLPQALKEVLQRIPASAHPMDVMRTGASFLGNLEPEENFDQQHQAANRLLAAFPAIMTYWYRYSHDKVEINCITDEDSTGGHFLKLLTGNTPSELHRRVMDVSLILYAEHEFNASTFTARVCASTLSDMFSCVTAAIGSLRGPLHGGANEAAMDMIQTFKSPEDAKVQMAGMLERKEKIMGFGHAVYSTSDPRNVIIKKWSEKLSQEFGDSALYDISVACEEFMWDTKKLFCNADFFHASAYHFMGIPTKLFTPIFVCSRLTGWAAHVMEQRSNNRIIRPSADYIGAEPRAVKPIDQR, from the coding sequence ATGGTTGATAAAAAATTAAGTGGCGCAGGCTTGCGTGGCCAAAGTGCTGGTGAAACCGCATTATGTACGGTAGGAAAATCAGGCAGTGGCTTAACCTATTGCGGATATGATGTTTCAGACTTAGCAGACAACGCAACGTTTGAAGAAGTTGCATATTTACTTTTTAATGGTGAACTACCGACACAAACGCAGTTATCTACTTATAAGAGTGAATTAGCTGCAATGCGAGATTTACCTCAAGCGTTAAAAGAGGTTTTACAGCGTATACCTGCTAGTGCGCATCCAATGGATGTTATGCGAACAGGCGCGTCATTTTTGGGTAATTTAGAACCAGAAGAAAACTTTGACCAGCAACATCAAGCAGCAAATCGTTTATTAGCTGCTTTCCCTGCGATAATGACATACTGGTATCGTTATTCGCATGACAAAGTAGAAATTAACTGTATAACCGATGAAGACTCTACTGGCGGCCACTTTCTCAAATTGTTAACAGGTAATACGCCTTCTGAGTTACACCGTCGAGTAATGGATGTTTCGTTAATTTTATATGCAGAGCATGAGTTTAACGCCTCTACCTTTACTGCTCGCGTTTGTGCTTCTACGCTATCTGATATGTTTTCATGTGTAACAGCTGCGATAGGATCTTTACGTGGCCCATTACATGGTGGCGCTAACGAAGCGGCAATGGATATGATTCAAACATTCAAATCTCCTGAGGATGCTAAAGTACAAATGGCAGGAATGCTTGAGCGAAAAGAAAAAATTATGGGGTTTGGTCATGCTGTTTACAGCACATCTGATCCGCGTAACGTTATTATTAAAAAATGGTCTGAGAAATTAAGCCAAGAATTTGGTGATAGCGCTTTATATGACATTTCTGTTGCTTGTGAAGAGTTTATGTGGGACACCAAAAAACTATTTTGTAATGCAGATTTTTTTCATGCATCTGCTTATCACTTTATGGGAATACCAACTAAACTATTTACACCAATCTTTGTATGTTCGCGTTTAACTGGTTGGGCTGCACATGTAATGGAGCAACGTTCGAATAATCGTATTATTCGTCCATCAGCTGATTATATTGGCGCAGAGCCACGAGCTGTTAAACCTATTGATCAAAGATAG